The DNA segment CGTCTACGCAACCTAGTCGACCGTTTGCTGGGACCACACCGTCCGCCACAAGCGGGGATGACCAACGTCCATGAAGTGCTCGAGCGCATCATCGCGCTCATCGACGCAGAGACCCATGGTGCAATCAACTTCCAGCGTGACTATGACCCTAGCATCCCCGCACTCTATGCCGACAAAGAGCAGCTCATTCAAGCGATGCTGAATATTATCCGTAACGCCATGCAGGTCCTGGAGGAGCAAGACGGTGGCCGCATCGAACTACAGACCCGCATACTCCGCCAGTTCACTATTCGTAACGTGCGTCATCGCTTAGTCTGCAAAGTCAATATCATTGATAATGGCCCCGGCATACCTGCCGAACTGGCCGAACAAATATTCTTCCCCATGGTTACCGGGCGCGCCGAAGGAACAGGCCTAGGGCTCTCAATTTCACAGTCGATTATCAGCCAGCATCAGGGCCTGATCGAGTGTACGAGCAAGCCAGGAAGAACGGAATTCTCACTCTATATCCCCTTGGAGCCAATCAGATGAACACACAAAGCAATGTATGGGTCGTCGACGACGATCGCTCAATACGCTGGGTCTTGGAGAAGGCACTTAACCAAGCCGACATCCACACCACCAGTTTCGATTGCGCCGAGGCCGTCTGCCGCCAGTTACCGAAAGAGCGCCCTGACGTGATCATCAGCGACATTCGCATGCCAGGCATCGATGGCCTCGAGCTACTCGGGCGCATTCATCAAACCTACCCGAATCTACCGGTGATCATTACCACCGCGCACTCTGACCTCGAGAGTGCCGTCGCCTCTTACCAGAGCGGTGCCTTCGAGTATCTCCCCAAGCCCTTCGACATCGACGAAACCGTCGCTATGACTAAGCGAGCCCTCGTGCACAGTCGCGAACAGCAGACCGAAGTCGTCGAAGAGGAGATGATCGTCAACACCGAGATCATCGGCGAGGCACCGGCCATGCAGGAGGTCTTCCGCGCCATCGGCCGCCTCTCTCACTCAAACATCACCGTGCTCATCAACGGCAGCTCCGGCACCGGTAAAGAGCTGGTTGCGCAGGCGCTACACCGTCATTCACCGCGAGCAGACCTCCCCTTCATCGCCCTGAACATGGCCGCCATCCCCAAAGACCTAATGGAGTCCGAATTGTTTGGCCACGAGAAGGGGGCCTTCACCGGCGCCGCATCGCTGCGCCGCGGCCGCTTCGAGCAGGCCAATGGCGGCACCTTGTTCCTCGACGAGATCGGTGACATGCCCGCCGAAACCCAGACTAGGCTACTGCGTGTCTTAGCCGACGGCGAGTTTTATCGTGTCGGTGGCCACACCCCCGTCAAGGTAGATGTACGCATCATTGCTGCCACCCATCAGAACCTCGAGCGCCTAGTCGCCGAGCACAGCTTCCGTGAGGATTTATTTCACCGCCTCAACGTCATTCGCATCCACATTCCGATGCTGGCAGAGCGCCGCGAAGATATTCCCCGCCTGGCCAAGCACTTCTTCGTCCGTGCCGCGGAAGAGCTCGCAGTAGAGACCAAGCAACTCACCCCCGAAGCCGAGCAGTATCTTGCCAACCTCCCCTGGCCAGGTAACGTCCGGCAGCTAGAGAACACCTGTCGCTGGATCACCGTCATGGCCTCTAGCAGAGAGGTGCACATCACCGACCTGCCGCCGGAGCTACTGGTTGCCAGCGAAACTGAGAAGCCATCTTCAAACTGGCAGGAAGACCTGCGCCACTGGGCCGAGCAAGAGCTGTCTATTGGCAAGAGCAAGCTGCTCGACACCGCCGTGCCCATCTTCGAACAGATCATGATCGAGAGCGCCCTCAAGCACACCAGCGGCCGTCGCCGCGACGCCGCCCTGCTGCTCGGCTGGGGGCGAAATACCTTGTCTCGCAAGATCAAGGAGCTGGGCATGGACGAGCAAGAGGATGGCGAGAGCTAGCTGGCAGCACCGCAGAAGTCGAGCTGACGCCAGGCCTCGTAACTGATGATGGCGACGGCATTGGAGAGGTTGAGGCTGCGATTATTAGGCTGCATCGGAATCTTGATGCGGCGCTGCGGCTCAATTGAAGCCATTACTGCCTCCGACAAGCCATGGGTCTCCGCGCCGAATAGCAGCACATCCTCATCTTGATAGCTTATCGAGGTATAGCTACAGGTGCCCTTGGTGGTGCAGGCAATAATCCGTCGCTCCGCCATCGCTGCGGCAAAGCTCGCGTAATCGGGGTAGATAGTGGTGTTGTCGATGTCGTGATAGTCGAGCCCGGCACGCCGTAACTTCTTCTCGTCCAAGTCAAACCCCATAGGCTCAATCAGGTGCAGTCGACAGCCATTATTTGCGGCCAGACGCATAATATTACCGGTATTGGGGGCGATTTGTGGCTCAAACAGGGCGATATGCAGCATAGTGGTAAGCGGCTTCCAGAAGGGGGAAACCGCCATTTTATGTCAATTACTGACCGTTTGTATATCGACGAACGGCAGCAACTATTGGCGACAGATCTCCGCGAGTACTTTCAACCGCCGCTCACTCTTGGCGACATAGGGGTTTTCAGGATCCCAAACATAGCCCGCTAACACTGATGAGATCATCCCCTTGATCTCATCGTTCTGTTCCGCATAGAAGATCACATCCTGGAGCTCATGCGTATACCACCTTGTAACAAAGGTGCGAAACACATCCACCCCCTGCCCCAAGGGCTCGGCAAACTCAGTCTGCCAATCAACCGACTCACCCGCCAACTGCCGCAGCAGCAAGTTGGCCGCGATACTCGCGGATTTCACCGCGACGGTGACTCCCGAGGAAAACACCGGATCGAGAAACTCACCGGCGTTACCCAGCAGGGCAAAACGCTGACCGTGCAAGCTCTTTACGTTGGCCGAGTAGCCAACAATTTTTCTCACCTCGGTATCGAAGCGCGCACGCTGCAGTAGCTGCGATAAATGAGCATCCTCAGCGATCAGCTGGCGCAGTTGCTGCTCGGGCTCACCGGGGTAGCTCGCGAGTAGCTCCGGCGTCGCCACCGCTCCCACTGAACAGCGTCCGTTAGCGAAGGGGATCAACCAGATCCAAACATCACGGTGCCGAGGATGGATAGTCACCAGGATCTTCTCACGGTCGTAGCTCGAACAACTTATATTGTCTTCGATATGGGTAAACAACGACTGTCGTACTGGAAAGTCAGAGGGCGAATTGAGCTCGAGCAGGCGTGGCAGCACACGCCCAAAGCCGCTGGCATCAAGCACGAACTGTGCAGTATAGGTCTGCGCCACACCCGCTTCATCGAGGCACGCAACCGACGCCCGCTGATCATTGAAATCGACGCCGATGATCTCATGACGATAACGTATATCTGCACCCTGCTGTTGCGCCCGATCGGCCAACAACTGATCAAAGTCGGCGCGCTGCACCTGAAAGGTGGTACCCGGCCCGGCAGTGAATTTCTCACGAAAATCGAAGGCGGCATATTGCTCACCAAAACGAAAGGCAGCACCGTTCTTGAACTGAAAGCCGGCCTCATTGACGATATCTAGCATGCCTGCTTCTTCGAAATAGACCATGCTCTGCGGCAACAAGCTCTCGCCGATTGAGAAGCGCGGAAAGCTCTCTTTCTCTAACACCAGCACATTGCGCCCAGCTCTACACAGAATTGCCGCTGCGACGGCGCCAGAGGGCCCCGCACCAATGATAATGACATCCGCATCTAGCTTGTTCATCGCCCCAATCCTTATTGACCATTGCCGGCAATCACTCGCCAGCCTGTTAGAGCGCTATCATACACGCAAAAAAAAACCTTGTGCCTACTGGCACAAGGTTTTCTATCACCTTTTCGGTTTAATTTGGCTTCTGATCTTGCTGCACTAAAGCCTGCTGGTAAAGCGCTTCGAAGTTGACCGGCGCAATCATCAGCGGAGGGAATGACCCCTTAACGACGAGGCTGTCGATAGTCTCTCGAGCGTAGGGGAAAAGGATACTAGGGCACAGGCTACCCAATACCTGGTGCAGCTGCTCACCTTCGAGCCCCTTACAGAGGAAGATGCCGCCCTGCTGTACTTCAATCAAGAAAGCGGTTTCGTCGTCTTGCTTAGCGGTGACAGTCAGCGTCAACACTACTTCGTAGTTGTCGTCGTCCAACTTGCTATTACGGGTATTCAGATCAAGATTCACCTGCGGGCGCCACTGCTGCTTGAAGGCTGCTGCTCCCTGCGGTGCCTCAAAAGATAGATCTTTAATAAAAATACGCTGTAGTGCGAACTGCTGACCCTCTGGTCCTGCTGCTGCGTTTTCTTCTGCCATGGTACCCTCTTATATGTTATTAACCGTTTAAACGGTTGTATTTAGTAGCGAATCTAAACCATTGTTACGATCGAGATCCAACAAATCATCGCACCCACCGACGTGAGTCTCACCAATCCAAATCTGCGGCACAGTATTTCTACCACAGGCCACCATCATCTGCTGACGAAGCTCTGGATTGCGGTCAACAAAAATTTCTTCAACCGCCACCCCCTTGCTATCGAAGAGCGCCTTCGCTCTACGGCAATAGGGACAGTATGCGCTGGTGTACATTACAACATCGGACATAATCTATGCCTTAACTAACGGTAAATTTTGCCCTGTCCACTCTAACATACCACCTGAAAGGCGATAAACCTGTTGATAACCAGCGGCTTTCAATGATTTTCCTGGTGCGCTAGAGGCAGTTCCCTGCTTATCTACTACAATGATGGGGACACTCTTGTACTTTTCCAACTCCACCATGCGCTCATTTAACTTAGCCACCGGAATATTGACCGCATCGACAATATGACCTGCGCCAAATTCCTTACTATCGCGCACATCTAGTACCAAACCGTCCTGCTTGTTAATCATCTGTGATAATTGTTGCGGCGACACGGTCGCGCCCGCACGACGTGACTCGAGAAGCATATAGCCGCTAATCAATACCAACAGCAAGCTAACCAACATCCACTGCTGGGTAATAAACTCAAATATTGTAGCCATTTCGACCTTCCTAACGGTGGTGAGCGACCAGCGCGAGGCTGATCGCAGATAAAATTTTGAACGGCATTATACACAGCCTGTTTATCGCAACCTATCTATTAATCAATAGTGGCCAATTGCACGACGACCAATAGCGCTACCCGCAATAGCCAGCCACTCGGCAAACAGGTAGAATCATCGGCAAATAGACCATCAAATTGCCAGGGCACCCGCTGACGAAGCAACCGTCAGCCTAGTATAAAGTGCTTCAAGTAATCGGCAGCGACATTCATCAACGACTTCGATAACAGTGAATCCGTTATGACCAACAGTAAGAAGACACCAATAGCCCTCATCATCCTCGACGGCTGGGGACACCGCGAAGCCAGCGACCATAACGCCATCGCGCACGCCAACACCCCGTACTGGGATCAGCTAGTCGCGACACGCCCACACAGCCTAATCTCTGCCTCCGGCGCCGATGTCGGACTGCCTGCGGGCCAGATGGGTAACTCTGAAGTCGGTCACATGAGCCTCGGTGCCGGCCGCATCGTCCACCAGAATATCAGTAAGATCGACCACGCCATCGACAGCGGCGAGTTCAATGACAACACGGCCCTAGTCAACGCCGTCGACAGCGCCATCGCAAGTGGCGGTGCCGTGCACCTGATGGGTTTGCTATCCAGCGGCGGCGTACACAGTCACGAACGACACATTCAGGCAATGATCAAGCTAGCCGCTCAGCGCGGCGCCAAACGAGTCTACCTGCATGCCTTCCTCGATGGTCGAGACACTCCTCCACGCAGTGCCGAGCAACCACTCGCCAGCATCGACAAGCTGTTTGACGAGCTAAACTGTGGCCGTACCGCCTCAATCATCGGTCGCTACTTTGCTATGGACCGTGACAATCGTTGGGACCGTATTGAACAGGCCTATCGCCTACTCACCGAAGGGGAGGCGAAGTTCAGTTACGCCGACAGCCTCGACGGCCTGCAAGCCGCCTACCTACGCGACGAGAACGACGAGTTTGTCAGCGCCAGCGTCATCCGCGCCGAAGGCCAAGAATGCGCCGCCATTACCGATGGCGATAGCGTCATCTTCATGAACTTCCGCGCCGATCGCGCTCGCGAACTGAGCCGCGCCTTCGTCGACCGCGAGTTCGATGGCTTCACACGCCGTCAAGCGCCGGCCCTCGCCGACTTCGTCATGCTCACCGAATACGCCGATAGCATTGCCGCCCACTGTGCCTTTCCACCACAGTCACTCGATAACGTGCTCGGCGACTACCTCGCTCAACAAAACAAAACCCAACTGCGCATCGCCGAAACCGAAAAATACGCTCACGTCACCTTCTTCTTCAGTGGTGGCCGCGAGGCAGAGTTTGACGGAGAGACCCGCACCCTGATCAATTCCCCCGATGTCGCCACCTACGACCTGAAGCCAGAGATGAGCGCACCGGAGGTCACCGAGCAGCTCGTGGCCGCCATCGAGGGCGGGGCATACGACGTCATCATCTGCAACTACGCCAACGGTGACATGGTTGGCCACACTGGTGTCTTCGAGGCCGCAATCAAGGCCGCAGAGACCATCGATGCCAGCGTCAAGGCCGTCACTGAGGCCATCGAGCGTGTCGGCGGTCAGTGTTTGATTACCGCCGATCACGGCAACTGCGAGCAGATGTTCGACGCCGACAGCGGACAACTCCATACCCAGCACACCACCGAGCTAGTTCCCTTCATCTACGTTGGCCCTAAACCTGTTCAACTACAGAGCGGCGGCCGGCTCTGCGACGTCGCTCCCACCCTGCTGGCGCTGATGGGGCTCGAGCAACCCGCAGAAATGAGCGGCGTCTCGCTTGCCCTGTTGCCAGAGTGATCGCACGATGAAGCAAAGGCTATGGCCCATTATTCTCCTCAGCCTGAGCCTTGGCCTCGCCCCGCTCGGCGCCCAGGCAGAGGACGATATCGGCAGCGTTAAGTCAGAGATCAAAAAGCTGCAACAGATGCTGAAAAACTTCCGTGGCGAGCGCGGCAGCCTGAGTAAAAAGCTGCAACACTCCGAGCAAGAAATCAGCAATATCCAACGAAAAATTCGCAATATCAAGGGTGAGCTGGACGAAGAAAACAACAAGCTTGAGCAACTTCATCAGGAGCGCAAGACCCTCGACGAAGCGAAAAAAGGACAACAACAAGCGGTCAAAGAACAGCTGACCCGTGCCTACCAGACTGGCCGACAGCAGAAAATCAAGGTGCTACTAAACCAAGAAGACCCGGCGAAGCTCGCCCGCATGATGGTCTATTACGACTACCTTAATCGCGCCAATATCGCCCAAGTTGAAAACTACAACCACACCATCAATCGGCTCGACCAGATCGAGCCCGACATCGAGCAGAGCCTCAACTACTTAGTGCTGAGTAAGAACAAGCTCGACCTACAGCGACAAAGCCTAAAACGGCAGCAACTCAGCCGCCGCCAAACCCTCGCCAAGATCGACAAGAGCATCGTCGACAGAGACAAACAGCTACGACAACAACAGCAGCAACTCGAGAAGCTACTCAACGCCGTCGCCGAAAATATCGACAACATCGAGATGCCCAAGGACTACATCCCCTTCGCCAAACGGCGTGGCAAGATGGCCTGGCCGGCCAAGGGTAAACTACTCAATGCTTTCGGCGGCAAGCGCAACGATACCGGCATCCGCTGGCAGGGCGTCAATATTGCCGCCGCCGCGGGGAGCAAGGTCAAGGCTATACACCGCGGACGGGTGGTGTTCTCCGACTGGTTTCGCGGCCTCGGCATGTTAGTTATTCTCGACCACGGTGATGGCTATCTCAGCCTCTACGCCCATAACCAGGCGGTCTACCCTTCCGCCGGCGACTGGATCCAGAGTGGCGAAACTATCGCCACCGTCGGCAGCTCGGGCGGACAAAAGCGCGCCGCACTGTATTTTGAGGTTCGTCACAACGGCAAACCCAGCGACCCGAAAAGATGGTGTAAGTGAGCGTACAAGAAACAGATGACAAGCAGCTAACTTGCACATTAGAGTATAGCTAGAACACACTGACCATAGACACCAGCGCCTTACACCGACACCGTCGAGCGCATTAACGCGGTTATCACCCCCATCGGAGAGTTATTCATGCCACGCTTCACCCCGCTACTCAAAGGCATTAGCCTCGGCCTACTACTCGTTGGCAGCGGCATCGCCAACGCCCAAGACAGCGCCTCTGACAGCACGGCACACGCTCAACTCCCCCTTGAGGAGCTGCGTATCTTCACCGATGTGTTCAATCAAATCCGCGTCGCCTACGTCGACGAAGTCGACGACAAGACGCTGTTGAAAAACGCCGTCAAGGGTATGCTCAGTGGACTCGATCCCCACTCCGCCTACCTCGACGCGAGTACCTTCGACGACCTTAAAGAGAGCACTAGCGGTGAGTTTGGCGGCCTCGGCCTAGAAGTGGGGATGGAAAACGGCTACATCAAAGTCATCTCACCCATCGACGACACCCCCGCCTCCGAAGCAGGCCTAGAAAGTGGCGACCTGATCATTCAGCTCGGTGATAAGGCCGTTAGAGACATCAGCCTCGAAGAAGCCGTCAAGTTGATGCGCGGCGACAAGGGCAGCAAAGTCACTCTGACCATCGTACGCGAGGGCCAACCACAACCCTTCGACCTAACCCTGACCCGCGACATCATCAAGGTCACCGCCGTGCGTAGCAAGATGCTCGAGCCCGGTTACGGCTATCTGCGCATCGCTCAGTTTCAGGGCGAGACCGGCGAGAACAGCTACGACGAAGTCAAAAAGTTAATCAAACAGAATAAGGCCCCTCTGAAGGGGCTAGTCATCGACCTACGCAACAACCCCGGTGGCGTCCTGCAAGCCTCGGTCAAGGTGGTCGATAACTTCGTTGACCAGGGGCTCATCGTCTACACCAAGGGCCGCCTAAAGAATAGCGACGCTCGCTACAGTGCCACCAAGGGCGACATCCTCGAGGGTGCGCCAATCGTCGTGCTAATCAACGGCGGCTCCGCCTCGGCCTCTGAAATCGTCTCTGGTGCCCTGCAGGATCACGGCCGAGCCGTCATCATGGGCACCGATAGCTTCGGCAAGGGATCTGTACAAACCGTCGTGCCACTCAACGAAGATACCGCTATCAAACTCACCACCGCACTTTACTACACGCCAAAAGGGCGCTCGATCCAAGCTCAGGGTATCAGCCCCGATATCGAGGTCAAACGCGCTAAAATCGAGACTTTTGAGAGCGCTCGCCGTCTCACCGAAGCCGATCTCAGCGGCCACCTCGACAACGGCAACGGTGGCGACGAGAACAATGGCCGCGACCGCGCAGCACGAGACTCTAGCTCATTAGTCAAAGACGACAACCAATTGTACGAGGCGCTCAACCTGCTCAAGGGTGTTAATATCCTACACACCCAGCGCGGCTAAGCCCTATGATGGACGGACTTCCCTCGGTGCATGCGTCGCGCCGAGGAGCGTCAAACAGGCGCCTCAAGCTCTCACTATTACTGCTAGTACTCTGTTGCGGCACAACAGCCTTCGCTGTCGAACCGGCACGACTAGTACTCATCATCGACGATCTTGGCAACAACTATCCGCTCAGCCAGCGCGCCATCGAGCTACCCGGCAGCCTGACGGTAGCCATCCTACCGCAGCTCGCCAACACTGCGCGCCTAGCCAAAAACGCTCACGCTACCGGTAAAGAGATCATCTTGCATGCGCCGATGAGCAGCTTACACGACACACCGCTTGGACCCGGCGCGATGACCTCAACCATGAGCCACGAGCAACTGATTGCAGTGTTGCGCGACGACATCGCCTCCGTACCCTTTGTCAGCGGCGTCAACAATCATATGGGCAGCGCCCTCACCGCCGACGCTGACGCCATGTTGAGCGTGATGACTGAGCTGCGCAGCCAGCAACTCTATTTTGTCGACAGCCGCACCCATGCCAACACCGTCGCCGCCGAACGCGCCAGAGAGCTCAGCCTGCCTAATCTTGAGCGAAAAGTCTTTCTCGACAACAACACCGACGAACAGGCCATTGCCAAGCAATTTCAGCGCTGGCTACAGTTCGCCAAGCGCGACGGCATGGCCGTAGCTATCGGCCACCCTTACCCCGAGACGCTAGCCTTTTTAGAGCGCCAGCTGCCGCTGCTCGACAGCGAAGAATACCAGCTGATCACTCCGTCGCAGCTGTTCCCTCACGCTGCCTGGCAGCGCGCGGAGCAAGCCGAAGAGGCCGCCAAGGCGTCGCTCACACCACCACATCACATCGCCGCTGGCGAATTATAAGCGGACGTCGACGCCTCGCTCACGCATGTAGCGCTTGGCCTCGGGCACGGTATACTCACCAAAGTGGAAGATACTCGCCGCCAACACCGCGTCGGCTCGGCCTTCGACAACTCCGTCGACCAAGTGCTGTAGATTACCGACGCCGCCAGAGGCAATGATCGGGATGCTCGTCGCATCACTAATCGCTCGGGTAACCCCGAGATCGAAACCATTCTTCATGCCGTCCTGATCCATACTGGTCAGCAGGATTTCACCGGCGCCATACTCGGCCATCTTCACGCCCCACTCGACGGCATCGATGCCGGTCGGCTTGCGTCCGCCATGGGTAAAAATCTCCCAGCGAGGCACCTCGCCCGGTAGGCTAACCTGCTTGGCATCAATCGCCACGACGATGCACTGCGAGCCAAAACGGTTGGCCGCCTCCTTGACGAAGTCCGGGTTAAAGATCGCCGCCGTGTTGATCCCCACCTTGTCAGCACCCGCATTGAGCATCAAACGAATATCATCGCAGCGGCGAATACCACCGCCGACCGTCAACGGGATAAATACCTCGCTGGCCATTTTCTCAACGGTATGCACGGTGGTGTCGCGCCCCTCTGAGCTGGCGGTAATATCGAGGAAGGTGATCTCGTCGGCGCCCTGCTGATCATAGCGTTTAGCGATTTCAACCGGATCACCGGCATCGCGAATATCGAGGAATTTGACCCCCTTCACCACGCGACCTTTATCGACGTCCAAACAGGGGATAATACGCTTAGCTAGGCTCATACCAACATCTCAATTATTCTAATTTACGGGAAAGAGGCGACACAGCCCCGGCACGCAAGACCATGTTCGCCGCGGGGGCGCTTATTCTAGCAGAGCGGCTGGAGCTTACCCAGACCAGCAGCCCTACAGCTACTCTACCTCTTGGTTCATCGCATCCTTGAAGGTGGTGATGCGGCGACGATCGCGCTTACTCGGTCTGCGCTCGCTGTGTAGCTGCCCGGCAAACTCGGCGCGTCGTTGTGCCGCCGTCTGTTCACGCTTGGCAATGCTTTCCGGCAGTTCCTCGTAGAGCTCTTTGGCGACCTCGTAGCCCCGGCGTTGATCCGACAGCTGCTTAATCAGCACTGTCTTCTCCTCGCTACCTTGGCGAATAGTCAGCTTAGCCCCAATCACCACCTCCTTACTCACCTTGCAGCGAGCCCCATCGAAGTGCACCTTACCGCCATCGATGGCCTGCTTGGCAATGGAACGTGTCTTGAAAAAGCGTGCCGCCCACAACCATTTGTCGAGGCGGACCTTCTTGTTCTCGGTTGTCATATTATCTCGCTGTCGACGCCGGCAGCACCGGCATAATCTCATCAAAATGGTGAATCTGTGGATAACGCAGCCCCTGGCGCAACGCTGCTTGGCTGTCAGGTTGACTCAAGGTCAATAAGTGACCGATACCAAAGCGCTCGGCACTGGCGAGGATGGCCTCGGTATCATCGACAAACAACGTGCGCTCAGCGTCAAAGCTATGCTCGGCCTGCAGCTGCTGCCAGAACGCCTGTGACTCCTTGGGCTGACGATAGTCGTGAGAGACCACCAGCGCATTAAACCAAGGCCTTAGGTCGATCTTCTCCATCTTCAACTCGAGACTATCACGATGCGCGTTGGTCACCAGGATCACCTGTTTGCCCTGCGTCTGCAGCGCTGCAAGGAACGCCTCAACGTGGGGGCGAACCGCGATAAGATGAAAAATCTCCCGCTTAAGCGCCACAATATCGAGCTGTAGCTGCTCACGCCAGTAATCGAGACAATACCAATCGAG comes from the Sinobacterium caligoides genome and includes:
- the hisF gene encoding imidazole glycerol phosphate synthase subunit HisF, with the translated sequence MSLAKRIIPCLDVDKGRVVKGVKFLDIRDAGDPVEIAKRYDQQGADEITFLDITASSEGRDTTVHTVEKMASEVFIPLTVGGGIRRCDDIRLMLNAGADKVGINTAAIFNPDFVKEAANRFGSQCIVVAIDAKQVSLPGEVPRWEIFTHGGRKPTGIDAVEWGVKMAEYGAGEILLTSMDQDGMKNGFDLGVTRAISDATSIPIIASGGVGNLQHLVDGVVEGRADAVLAASIFHFGEYTVPEAKRYMRERGVDVRL
- a CDS encoding RNA-binding S4 domain-containing protein, yielding MTTENKKVRLDKWLWAARFFKTRSIAKQAIDGGKVHFDGARCKVSKEVVIGAKLTIRQGSEEKTVLIKQLSDQRRGYEVAKELYEELPESIAKREQTAAQRRAEFAGQLHSERRPSKRDRRRITTFKDAMNQEVE
- the yrfG gene encoding GMP/IMP nucleotidase, with translation MNWRDIDTVLLDMDGTLLDLHFDNFFWLHHLPRRYSEINDISIELASQRLNDRYEEIRGSLDWYCLDYWREQLQLDIVALKREIFHLIAVRPHVEAFLAALQTQGKQVILVTNAHRDSLELKMEKIDLRPWFNALVVSHDYRQPKESQAFWQQLQAEHSFDAERTLFVDDTEAILASAERFGIGHLLTLSQPDSQAALRQGLRYPQIHHFDEIMPVLPASTAR